The following DNA comes from Flavobacterium sp. N3904.
AGTAATTAGTCCACCAGCAACGGTGCCTACTCCAGGAATAAGTTTAAATAATTCCCCTACAATCCATTTTCCTCCTGTCGAAATTAATGAACCAATACTAACTGTTTTTAATAACGTTGGCATCAAATCTCCATAACCGTTCAAATCATACACATATAATATTCGAGCTACCATTCCTGCTTGACTAGCGAGTAAAATAGGTGCATCAGAAAATGGAATTGGAGAAAACCCAACAGCTGCATTTCCTGTTGTATGCTGCAAAATAATATTTCTAGCATTTTTTCTCTTCTCTTCTAAATTAACCTTCTGCGATTTAACAAATGCTAATTTGAGCGCTGGTTCTAAATTATCAGAAGACCATTTAATCAATTTTTCTAAATCAAGATACTTTGGTGTTACTTTTTCATTTGTTGTAACTTCAAAACAAGGAGTATTTGGTATCTCTTCAGCCAACAATTTCACTTCTTGTTCTGTCACTAAATCGCATTTAGTAAAAACTACGGCAATAGGAATATTGAGAGATTTAATTTTACTTATCAAATTCAAATCCCATTCAGTAACTCTATGACCAGATGCTTGAATATGATACCATACCAAATGAATTTGCTCATCT
Coding sequences within:
- a CDS encoding YcjF family protein, with amino-acid sequence MENSFQEKLNEELKKIEQSVKKPNILLLGGTGVGKSSLTNLIFKTDIAKTGIGKPFTQEIIRYAIENSAVVLYDAVGYELSGISSNDEFINKIVEFASASKSNNVDEQIHLVWYHIQASGHRVTEWDLNLISKIKSLNIPIAVVFTKCDLVTEQEVKLLAEEIPNTPCFEVTTNEKVTPKYLDLEKLIKWSSDNLEPALKLAFVKSQKVNLEEKRKNARNIILQHTTGNAAVGFSPIPFSDAPILLASQAGMVARILYVYDLNGYGDLMPTLLKTVSIGSLISTGGKWIVGELFKLIPGVGTVAGGLITGAVAASVTAAIGYSVSEICFTILKFAINGEEVKLEDYLKNIMPIFKQLMKDNSKI